The region catctctcatcaaagctcacatctctttattcatcactcactttgctaattgggtacttacagaacacacttcactgtcctcccctgggctcaggctccacagaaaagagctggtgagtctccctcttttccagaagaagacacacttagctggtagacttctatacctcgccagacttagaattttaggttgttgatttaattctattttctgttggtcatctcctgacaggagagacgttttacctcatggtcaggtttcaattagctgttactgagaattgctggtctgatccatagtgtatttattctattaactttgtagagtacttatcatttttctgtctttgctctttaattttgtttgccccttcaattttctatcttatttgggaccttattttattttttaattaaaaaatgtctattagcagttaacaaaacaaaagcaaagaaaaaatgcacatgatagctaaatttagaaaatatcttgtgtgttttctgtctcagcaatggagggttctagaaactcgtgaaaagcttcattacataagttcctttaaattctgattaagaaataaaaccttccttcctcatctttcaagctgcacagctaattgtcaagaaagtgaggggaaattctcagaagccaagacaaaccagaaagcagggattctgggagatacgtgagccttagaagccctggggtgccggttggctcctgaactgagtttcagttgccctggcaggagggcaggaggtgagcctgtggcctctcacactgggagttggatggctgttcttatataaggccaaacacatcctgagaatcctgctttataaaaggttgaattagaaagaaaagaataaaagcattcctcaaggcaaggaagtaaggaaagtaaaattttttggaagcgggaaaaataacatatccaaagtaaggatttagtttaaagctgttctggcatgagagtgaccacaaacccatggcagaaaatcacagctcctcccggaaagagaaggtgtgttttgaatgaatcagtggacagccattctgaaaaaggcctccagagtcttctggatcaagatactggactcaaacacctcccttccatggtctcatttaaataaccagaaaggttttaaaggaaagaagccataatcatagttctatttattgacattactttatgctaggaattcaaaggtgactatggagttgtctcctcttttatggaccttactttctatttgacatagttggggaacttggtggagggtggtgttagtatgttgcaattaaccaggagaggagtttaagaaagcagtgaagggttggtgacattttttgctgaggacagtcctgttctgttggcttgtaattacaggctcgttgagttgtcactggagggaattaatcttaaggaatttggacttagctcaggcctcttcagaatggacaagtgaacctggagaaagacagtcaaatctgtgcagacattgaagttcacttcaacatgtggtatccatgagccaaagataggactagtaggcagcacttcttgaggacagaggagtggtttttaaggttcttcaagaatgaatcccaaggtaccgggatggccagttgtcaaactgtgactttgctctttggacggtgtatccaccaagggtattggccgtttataagtttccatttctccttaatacatgtcagtttatgaggacgtgggcataaacgtttcacaccttgtcaaggtgactttgggtacctgcctagaatcatgggcacagttgcggctgcgtcatacatcttgccgcacatcccgctccccggctccgtgatcacggcagagtggttccttattgagctgtccatctcctctgtgacattgtaaccaaacaaaagattggagagtattagcttggcttttttcttttctaacattcccttcaaattatggtgactgatagtggacccagttacgtttgcagatgatttacaagtagggctgtcagtacaaaccttgtaatccccgctgtgtgatctagagaagaaagttacactctttccaaattgttttgatgcacttatgtgggaaaatgatgtatgtttgaatatgtatttcctctcttactcatcatggctagagatgaatatttgtagacatggaatgagtactctgtatttgaactgtatggtcccctaaattctccccagctttttaaagtcatcactggagtgctacctccagagtgccgcaaagcatccaacactgcctgctcttcggacactgtaagtttccaagttggagaaggctgctggctggtgaggcaatctctcgcacatctctggttgggtgatgtgagctgagaacacaagaattggcagacagtaactaaccacgatcacgtccatttctggaacactcatggaggattttacacctatgctagtggaatacgttatttcatttagttttcccaaaaatcataattagattttatcacctgtattaaaaaggaaactgtcaaagcgagtgacgtgcagactttggactggaacacgggtctttctgatccctgtctctgttccctccccggcctatccttgcaaatgaccaggagactcttcctctgtcttgagtttccctctgatgttaccgctctctttgtttctaagagaggaaaacaagtctaaacttactttccagttggaaatggaatggagagttaacgttggaagccgggagaatctgtcctgtgatgaagtggtctccgagccacttccactgggatgtcacatcactgtctgggccccttgctcagcctgtgcacaggtgacagcgcagttgtgccgagcagtcctcccggacagggcagtgggttggaaatgagtttggggatttggtttcattacacaagttcctgagggccttgacctggcacttcgagtgggagcattccctgtcccacagactgtgctctgggcccgtgcagacctgacgtggcctcagcctgagtctcagggcccgtggtgatgaggagcattttagcccagggtctgccggaggctctgagactactgggctgtgggactttgtccaggatgataataattcctccccgagtttcagatttccttgcctgtgagccggggtagtagttgtttctgagatgattgtaatgattcagtaatgggcgcagcgtgtgctgacaagtagctgggtgctttaggagcagaagtcgcaatcactctgtcagcctctccctgtgcgctctgtgctttgagaagttgtgtgtttggtgaaagtcccgcccagaccctagggtctagatgaactgttgttcctttactttcccttccttttcctctttcccttctctgtgtcccatgtttaggtagcagattcctctatttcagggaatacgggcttttctagtaaagggacaggtggaatgcggagaggtggggcccagagggggtctggagtgtctgcacagtgctgcttccctgcgtttctgcatctggtcccatcagtgcactaagtcagccttcctcttccttcctgtgtcatcgggtctctgttttaagggaaaaccatttttatgggtcttttttcacttacgtgtttcattcagatgcttgttgcttttctccctgtgcttcagcattccgaggagaaaattcagccgtgcagcatcctctccgagctctacgagttgatcggcttccactgcaagtccaccttcttcaagcgggtggcccccttgcggcacgcggcccccggcatcccggagcctggcgggaaggcctgctcccgactcctcctgcagacgcttcctggctacagtctgtcactggacttgcaggacttcagcaaatgtgttggaactaaaacattgcttcagccccattaaccatgcctggtttgggccctgctgtcctgcctcatcagggtgaatcttgattcatttagaacagggctcagccgacttttcctttcaagggcttgggggtaaatatttcagggtctgaaaacctcctgatctctggtgcagctgctcagctctactgtttagatgccagaacagccagatagtccacacacccatagagctttattaacagcggtggctggggctggattgggtgtatgaactgcagtttgcccccacagcctcctcaatattgacacctgcaccagagtgtacatttgtgacaatgggtgaacctacactgacatgtcatcatcacccatagcccatagttgacactaggatttacacattgtgttgtgcactctgtgggtttggacagatgtacaatgacatgtatccaccatcacagcatcatacagagtcgtgtgtcttagtgaccttaaaatgctccgtgctgcacctcattcattgctctttcccctctagcctctggcagccactgatctttcagtctctgtgtttttccctttcccagaacaccatacagttggaatcagacagttgctgaaacttcccagattggcttctttcacttggtaatatgcatttaaggttcctccatgtcttttcattccttgataactcatttcattttagcaccaaataatagtccattttctggcgggaccacagtttatttatccattcacctactgaagaagagcttagttgcttctgaatcctgttgagtatgaataaagctgctattaacatctgtatgcagatttgtgtgtgaacataagtttccatttcatcgagtaaacaccaaggagcacagttgccggatcatatgttagaattacgtctagctctgtaaaaaattgccagaccgtcttccaaagtacctgggccatttttcattcccaccaacaatgcattataatttctggtgctccacatcctcaccagcattcggtgctgtcagtgttctgcattttggcagttctgacaggtgtgcagtggtatctcgctgtttcagtctgcatccccttgatgacaggtgctgtggagcatctttccaaaggcttctttggcatccagatttcttctttgatgaggtgtgtgttcaggcattttgctcattttttaatcaggttattcatccttcttgttgagtgtaaagaaattttggtatattctggatttcagccctttatcagtgtgtccctgcccttcacctgtagcaccggagttgtcctttgggtctcagtggagtgtcagatcttcaaagagattccctgtcttccctcagcctaaatactgtccttgtatttttcactttcagtgactcattttgttctttttaaatagcatttcccataatttctaagtatattaaagacaaaagggcaatgattgaacaccgcctgccccaccaggctgtgtgccctgtgagagcagaggccctgtccccactcaccgtttcccatgacagcacatggcacatgtccatgtaaaagtgtgtaacgtggggccaaacctgatgagcagctatgacgacatgtgttgtctaccatttattgagtagactttgtttctgatcttaattattaaatcatatgaatgaaacttggttgttttgaaaaataaaacaacaaagcacacctcaatgtgattggtaatttctacttagatttctgacccaggaggggatgttcaccatcattttgtggaggaggttgggaaggtaaagtaagagagtgagatcaaataaagtaaaaatgataacagtcagttggctttattttcactgaaataaaagttattttaaaccctatctcagctgttgtcctgttgttttaaacatttctcatagaattaaatggaagcccactaaaccctgaaagggaaactgtgtgctcaggtcctgaaaattgtttatgtctatttcttgagatacaaatttccctgctggttacagaaatacgaggcgggaacacaacagtgcactgcatgtgtctgccggcttcacgggctgctcagtgtcaatttcattttcttgggttgcagtttaggacggatttccatgagaaatattgctcagacttttcctgaatgaaggattgaattttccacaggaaatattatgaaacagagtgacaaggcacaagggtttcccataaaggaatagttgatataataaactctcactatggtgaatatttttaataaaagcaagttgaaaattttatcactaggtcaaatggcacaaatgcgtctgaagaaaaaagattcaaattttatagaagaagtggtttgaatcaagtagaaattatgatttctacactatttgttgtaagaacttatactcagtcttatcataattgccggtggtaggaagtggatcattatttatttattaaaaaaaattcacaaggtgctatttgccccattcttgatgcgggaGTCCTGTGGCTAGTTcagttgggacatttaggaaacttagctaggttttccggacattgatttcagccactttatatttactacaatctcttcttttgtgtcggcatatggtccatacataaatatggggaggaacaacctccaactcggttttacagtgaaaacggcaggcacttcaaaccggcactaggaaacagactgagaaaccagagtaagggtttctcctgcaacccgttccctttgtgctggatgaacgaacgtctctccacatgctcagttctgagagataagtgtgtgtgaaagccgtccttcacctagcttgaagggaacacaaagtttcttttcagttgccaactccactccatacatatatatggggaggtacaagctccaactcggttttacagtgaaaacggcaggcacttcaaaccggcactaggaaacagactgagaaaccagagtaagggtttctcctgcaacccgttccctttgtgctggatgaacgaacgtctctccacatgctcagttctgagagataagtgtgtgtgaaagccgtccttcacctagcttgaagggaacacaaagtttcttttcagttgccaactccactccatacatatatatggggaggtacaagctccaactcggttttacagtgaaaacggcaggcacttcaaaccggcactaggaaacagactgagaaaccagagtaagggtttctcctgcaacccgttccctttgtgctggatgaacgaacgtctctccacatgctcagttctgaaatttaagtatttataaaacccgtccttcaacttgctttttgggaacacaaactttcttttcagtttaaagctacacatttggagtgactttcgtacatctagcacaattgaaacttgtttctggtggaaccctcaccctgctttctcagactttttcttagtgccgattttaatttcctgcgattttcaatattaaacagatttggagcttttacctccccttatatatatttgtagtctagtttccaaatgaaaagcatcttttttcccacaaagcttggtggtttttttttcacacacacttctctgtaataattgagcatgtttattgtcattcgtctatctagcattaagtgaatttttgtcaatttttacacttactcttgtttctgattatgtttccaaaactgcttagacgttcatgcagttttcactttaaatcgATTTCGAGTTATTACCTCCCAATACATATCTATagagtttttttccagtagaaaaaactatgtgttcacaacatgctttgtgattcacggatttcacacaaactttattctcagGGTTCAGCATTTGAACAGACGTcctttcatctaacctaaagtgaCTGGGTTGTAGTtgattcacttactctggtttctcagtatgttttttgtgtcaatttgaagttcatgcgattttcactgtaaaacagggttgagctatttcccccatatatatgtatgtagattgttttcccagtgaattaaactctgtgttcccttcaagctattttattgatggcttccgcacagtctgaactctcagtactgagcaaatggagttacgtttgttcatataggataaaaagaataggtaccactagaaactcatactctgttgtcgcagtatatttaatatttttggtttgaatttcatgatgttttcactgtataacctagttgaaaactgtacctgccaatgtatatttatgtagtgtgttcctcactgtaaacaaactatttgatcccgagaagatttgtgattttcggctttcacacacattcaatttttgaaactgagtatatgaggtgggattcgttcatctaaactaaacagaatggattcctgtaaatacacttactgtggggtctgaatatgtttcctaattccggtttgaaattgatgcatttttcactttaaaaccaatttggagctagtaccatcccgtatatatatatatacagtgtagtttcctgctgaataaaactttgttttcccaaaaaactagctaattgatgacttttacactgacctaaatctcagaattaacatgtggagagatattcgttcatctaaccttaagggaatgtcttgcagtagaaacgctaacttggtttctcagtatgtttcctagtgccggttttaatttcatgcagttttcactgtaaaaccgagttggaaatattaccttcccatatgtatttatatagtgtagttttccagtgtaaagaaagtgtgtgttccaaacaagctagttggttgacggctttcacacacacttaactctcagaattgagcatgaggtgtgaattttttcatctaacatgaagggaatgtgttgcagttgaaacatttactctggtttctcagtatgtttcctattgccgttttgaagttcatacacttttcactttagacacgagttggagcttgtatctccctatatatatagagagagagattagtttcccactggatagaatctgagttttcccaagttgcttgatgattgacggctttcacacacaattaattctcagaattgagcatgtagagagacgttcattcttttagcaaaaagataatggtttgcagtagaaagaattaccctggtttctcaggatgtttcctagtgtccttttaaagttcatatatttttcagtgtaaacccgagttggaggtagtacgccaatatatatgtatatatgtagtgtcgttcttcactctttagaaactatgttttcccttcaagctaagtgatgttttacatttgcacacattcatccctcataactgagcatgtgtagacgctttcgttcaattacgataaagggaattctttgcaattgaaacacttacacgggtttctcagtctgtttcctcatgccggtttgaagttcatgcagttttcactgtaaaaccgtgttggggctagtacctccccatataaaatcatgtcatgtattttccccatgaaaaagattgtgtttccccaacaagctaggtgtttgacggctttcacactcacttactctcagaattgagcatgttaagatacgttctttcatcttgcataaagagaagaggtagcacttgaaatatttactctgttttctcagtatgtttcctagtggcggtttgaaattcatgcagttttcagtgtaaaaacgacttggagctattaccttccaatatagatatatgtagtgtatttccccactcaaaggaaactatgttttccctacaagctaagttatagtttacattcacccttattcaacactcagaactgagcatgtggagaggtattctttcaactagcttaaagggaatgatttgcagtagaaacacttactttgttttctcagtatgtttcctaattcgagtttgcagttcatgcagttttaactgtaaaaccaatttggaactagtacctccccatatataggtatttagtgttgtttcccactgaaaagaatttgtgtgttcccaaaagttagcttcctaacgggtctcacactcatttaactctcagaattgagcatgtgtagagacgttcattcatatagcataaaggggatagttagtaatagaaacacttactctggtttcttagtatattaactagtgctggtctgaacttcatgcattttgcacttttgaaccgacttggaactagtacctcctcatttatatgtatgtagtgtatttccccaatcaaaagtaactgtgtgttccctacaagctaagtgatagatggctttcgcacagagtctgctctcagaactgagcatggggtgaagcgttagttcatctaggatgaagggaatgggttgcagttgaaccacttatctggattctcagttgtttcctagtgccagtttgaagttcattcagttttcattgtaaaatcgacttcgggctagtacctccccgtatatatgtatgtagttagttcggcactcaaaagacactgtgttccctacaagctaagtgatagatggtattcactagcattaaactcaaaacagagcatgtggacaggctatcgttcatctagtataaa is a window of Vicugna pacos chromosome 18, VicPac4, whole genome shotgun sequence DNA encoding:
- the LOC140686864 gene encoding trafficking protein particle complex subunit 9-like isoform X2; its protein translation is MVAPRILGTRSPSPASRLRRRTSWDWTQTAGALTSSGIHPDTSTDTGRAQKCLSPEDTTDKWKGAPSCYSGCSHFHSEEKIQPCSILSELYELIGFHCKSTFFKRVAPLRHAAPGIPEPGGKACSRLLLQTLPGYSLSLDLQDFSKCVGTKTLLQPH